In Corythoichthys intestinalis isolate RoL2023-P3 chromosome 4, ASM3026506v1, whole genome shotgun sequence, a genomic segment contains:
- the LOC130915080 gene encoding nestin-like isoform X1, translating to METARSKSGPAFEREAPVCSSLYILQSPSSIQTHTLPSTSSSPLLAPTASQQPHLSFPLRASTLPPAMDLHIPAHSRLMAQEKQQMLELNRRLQSYLGRVKLLEEENSQLAQEIKALRHGHHGGAVKERNLKIDLHRAREELEEVWRQRAYAQMEVCKLNEEMEIVKWHWQKEVRAREEIGSKMELSRKELEEELGAHMWLRDRINQLEQEMDHLLHTHEQDVAHLNATLIQSAPPCFTPMPDLHQLEQELSQRASMAWQETAEAYQAQLDQLQESLKETTTRLDQTERHKNEYTVQLNALERERICEVDVRRQLEETAEQQREEHRQHVHALQEHLDDLENEKQHLGQKLELLLQENRGLLQQKMSMGLEVVTYRALLDSESLRRNDVALMKDSRNISFKDMSVKPLRGNYQRPARRENATSVWRPQTTSTTPLRSKFITVNQVQRDEVKTTNVDKQPYPKIVQNGAVEEFRAQEVDEKVTYAEPLSSPSQEEPEERPAEVVEEENSGKSVETVVHSGAPPSEELGSLIIESKNKINQSQSSTQEPKLELLGIREENFGSSDGFDQELPSVPVEEKAVVDFQLRLGAPKSEDLGSLIIEDKNEINQSKLGTQEPKSELLGITEDIVSSSVDWDQESSGVPVEKKAEFDLQLQFGAPPLMKDIAQSQSGLQELTSDLPNTSEETFSSSAGYDQEQSPSVLVAQKAAVNFQLQSEAPPPITETDRQPLGTQEPKPEFMETFINTTSIPSEAWLENDMQEEMSSSGTEALLEATPESRTGSSSSQCDVTEIGQEINYSTLGTTMTEAVDVLYPDGEEMDTWDSVIEKKVQVESSEPQIEVERQYAEPEEDISTRRSEMSRKEIKKEEDQAWRHCQEHPPPHDDEDFNDEDEDSQNVSVSWRTELESDSYAQENTLADTRPLIRYTSDETDANTLASHVDESDISDGEHDGKTGETVGPGWSESKAKNFGTMEDLCEEVEEEVLESSSGLKKVSGVHLEDLPTDAEDVELETDRLVEQELENLSTDGYASHFAQALANERKVLLSEDDEEDPELLTMVQKVIAESDVQVERKKVFLDYVQCERGQEVEKEEEVKDEIRTLEGVMKSDIEVERDQEFKESVQPKEEVEEKVQDDKEVIIESANTDEEVEQNLDLMEPHLDTVDDVEKIPDEIKSIEQEELNEENFYTDPDVQEEDNLKFDATIPPHSDTTDYKTKKMVGVNLKSHMDSDLQTKDNLDPTDFGQLQLGSMDDNLEKVKEGLLKQEEVQDMHLLSCTESDLQVESNLELQPQLDTPDYETKKVEVNLKSHMDSDLQAKDNLDPMDFGQLQLDSTDDNLEEVQEGLLKQEEAQEVHLLSCTESDLQVESNLELQLQSDSLDDDSLEVMKEKEVQDEMMTTEQEEADEVNSPSYTDLDVQVEDLRDFVLPQVDSPDDDLSKVQDEILTQEEAQKVYLLSCEESEVQEKPNPNMRPQSGSPDNKKKDEDELMTVGQEETNRVNLPSWTDHVVQVEGNLDLGAPVQPPLDSLDVILTQEVAPKVSLPVCIDADVQFEENLDVRDIIRPQLESPDDERVKDGSESPEKQELDVSMVTHVSESFSEFLSGPCLEEEQKHMEMQQSEPQNKGLLHLEEEWAVLENTIEDVDVQYSETEEESVDSQVGEERGDVKGAATIEEGPVKISLKETVIFPEEDSSTKFHQSNGKHKRDFWASSLEAAAYGSDVIATETSEIHDVEFGAELDWGKAVNGSSAHTGTVTKVHSEDLEIKGEPWSSGND from the exons GCCTCATGGCCCAGGAGAAACAACAGATGCTGGAACTCAACCGCCGCTTGCAGAGTTACCTGGGACGGGTCAAGCTCCTGGAGGAGGAGAACTCACAGCTAGCCCAGGAGATCAAAGCCCTGCGACATGGACACCACGGTGGAGCCGTGAAAGAGAGGAACTTGAAGATAGATCTCCATCGGGCTAGAGAGGAGCTGGAAGAAGTCTGGAGACAGAGGGCCTACGCTCAGATGGAGGTCTGCAAGCTGAACGAGGAGATGGAGATAGTGAAGTGGCACTGGCAGAAGGAGGTCCGGGCTCGAGAGGAGATTGGGTCGAAGATGGAGCTGAGCAGGAAGGAGCTGGAAGAGGAGCTCGGCGCTCATATGTGGCTCAGGGACAGGATCAACCAGCTAGAACAAGAAATGGACCACCTGCTTCACACCCACGAGCAGGACGTGGCCCACCTGAATGCCACTCTGATCCAATCTGCGCCACCTTGCTTTACCCCGATGCCCGACCTGCATCAGCTGGAGCAGGAGCTTAGCCAGCGGGCCTCCATGGCCTGGCAGGAGACGGCAGAAGCCTACCAGGCCCAGCTGGACCAACTCCAAGAGAGTCTGAAGGAAACAACAACCCGTTTGGACCAGACAGAGCGTCACAAGAACGAGTACACAGTCCAGCTGAACGCCCTGGAGAGAGAGCGGATCTGTGAAGTGGACGTTAGGAGGCAACTGGAGGAGACCGCGGAGCAACAAAGGGAAGAACACAGGCAGCATGTGCATGCACTTCAG GAGCACCTGGATGACCTGGAGAATGAGAAGCAGCATCTAGGTCAGAAGTTGGAGCTTCTCCTGCAGGAGAACCGAGGTTTGCTTCAGCAGAAGATGTCAATGGGCCTGGAGGTAGTCACCTACAG AGCTCTGCTGGACAGTGAGAGCCTGCGGCGGAACGACGTCGCTCTAATGAAAGACTCcagaaatatttcctttaaag ACATGTCAGTGAAGCCTTTACGAGGGAATTACCAGCGACCCGCTCGCCGTGAGAACGCCACGTCAGTCTGGAGACCACAGACTACTTCTACGACACCTTTGAGGAGCAAGTTCATAACCGTCAACCAAGTTCAGAGAGATGAAGTTAAAACAACGAATGTGGACAAACAACCTTATCCTAAAATAGTACAAAATGGAGCTGTTGAGGAGTTCCGAGCGCAAGAAGTGGATGAGAAAGTGACATACGCAGAACCTTTGTCTTCTCCAAGTCAGGAGGAACCTGAAGAACGTCCTGCTGAAGTTGTTGAAGAGGAAAATAGTGGGAAAAGTGTGGAAACAGTAGTCCATTCAGGAGCTCCACCAAGTGAAGAACTAGGGTCATTGATCATAGAAAGCAAGAATAAGATAAATCAGAGCCAATCAAGCACCCAGGAACCAAAATTAGAACTTCTGGGAATCAGGGAAGAAAACTTTGGTTCTTCAGATGGGTTTGATCAAGAGTTGCCAAGTGTTCCAGTTGAGGAAAAAGCAGTGGTTGACTTTCAACTAAGATTAGGAGCTCCAAAAAGTGAAGATCTAGGGTCACTTATCATAGAAGACAAAAATGAGATAAATCAGAGCAAATTGGGCACCCAGGAACCAAAATCAGAACTTCTAGGAATCACAGAAGATATAGTCAGTTCCTCAGTTGACTGGGATCAAGAATCATCAGGTGTTCCAGTGGAGAAAAAAGCAGAGTTTGACCTTCAACTACAGTTTGGAGCACCTCCACTCATGAAGGACATTGCTCAATCCCAATCTGGCCTGCAAGAACTGACATCAGACCTTCCAAATACGAGCGAAGAAACCTTCAGTTCCTCTGCTGGGTATGATCAAGAACAGTCGCCAAGTGTTCTGGTGGCGCAAAAAGCAGCTGTCAACTTTCAACTACAGTCAGAAGCTCCGCCACCGATTACGGAGACCGATCGGCAACCATTGGGCACCCAGGAACCAAAACCTGAATTCATGGAGACTTTCATTAACACGACAAGTATTCCGAGTGAGGCGTGGCTGGAGAATGACATGCAGGAGGAAATGTCAAGTTCTGGAACAGAAGCATTACTGGAAGCCACCCCAGAATCCAGAACCGGCAGTTCGTCTTCCCAGTGTGATGTGACTGAGATCGGGCAGGAAATAAACTACTCCACTTTGGGAACGACCATGACGGAAGCAGTGGATGTCTTGTATCCGGATGGTGAAGAGATGGACACATGGGACAGCGTGATAGAAAAGAAAGTCCAAGTTGAGTCCAGTGAACCTCAAATAGAAGTGGAAAGACAATACGCGGAACCAGAGGAGGACATCTCAACAAGAAGGTCTGAAATGAGtcgcaaagaaataaaaaaggaagaagACCAAGCTTGGCGTCACTGTCAAGAACATCCACCACCTCATGATGATGAAGACTTTAACGACGAGGATGAGGACTCCCAAAATGTCTCGGTATCGTGGAGGACGGAATTAGAGAGCGATAGTTATGCTCAAGAGAACACGCTAGCAGACACACGACCGCTAATCCGCTACACCAGTGATGAAACGGATGCAAACACGTTAGCCTCACATGTGGATGAGAGTGACATCAGTGACGGTGAGCACGACGGGAAGACTGGAGAGACGGTTGGACCTGGTTGGAGTGAGAGCAAGGCAAAGAACTTTGGAACCATGGAGGATCTTTGTGAGGAAGTAGAAGAAGAGGTGCTAGAATCATCATCTGGACTGAAGAAAGTGAGTGGGGTCCATTTAGAAGATCTACCAACCGATGCGGAAGACGTGGAGCTTGAGACGGACAGACTTGTGGAGCAGGAATTGGAGAACCTCTCCACAGACGGATACGCGTCCCACTTTGCTCAAGCGCTGGCCAATGAGAGGAAAGTTCTGCTGTCTGAAGATGATGAGGAGGATCCTGAATTGTTGACGATGgtacaaaaagtaattgcagaATCTGATGTCCAAGTTGAGCGCAAGAAGGTCTTTCTGGATTATGTGCAGTGTGAGAGAGGGCAAGAGGTGGAAAAGGAGGAAGAAGTCAAGGATGAAATAAGAACGTTGGAAGGAGTCATGAAATCAGACATTGAAGTGGAACGCGACCAGGAATTTAAGGAATCTGTGCAGCCTAAGGAAGAGGTGGAAGAGAAGGTCCAAGATGATAAAGAAGTCATAATTGAATCTGCAAATACAGATGAAGAAGTGGAACAAAACCTGGATTTGATGGAACCTCATTTGGACACTGTGGATGATGTGGAGAAGATCCCAGATGAAATAAAAAGTATAGAACAAGAAGAGCTCAACGAAGAAAACTTTTATACAGATCCTGATGTCCAAGAAGAAGACAATCTCAAATTTGACGCCACCATCCCGCCTCATTCGGACACAACAGAttataaaacaaagaaaatggtGGGAGTAAATCTAAAATCACACATGGATTCTGATCTCCAAACAAAAGACAACCTGGACCCTACGGATTTTGGTCAGCTTCAGTTGGGCTCAATGGATGATAATCTGGAGAAGGTCAAGGAAGGACTGTTGAAACAAGAAGAGGTACAGGACATGCACCTGCTCTCCTGCACTGAATCTGATCTCCAGGTGGAAAGCAATCTGGAGCTGCAACCTCAGTTGGACACTCCAGATTACGAGACAAAGAAGGTGGAAGTAAATCTAAAATCACACATGGATTCTGATCTCCAAGCAAAAGACAACCTGGACCCCATGGATTTTGGTCAGCTTCAGTTGGACTCAACGGATGATAATCTAGAGGAGGTCCAGGAAGGACTGTTGAAACAAGAAGAGGCACAGGAAGTGCACCTGTTGTCCTGCACTGAATCTGATCTCCAGGTGGAAAGCAATCTGGAGCTCCAGCTTCAGTCTGACTCTCTAGATGATGACTCATTGGAAGTTATGAAGGAGAAAGAGGTCCAAGATGAAATGATGACCACGGAACAAGAAGAAGCTGATGAAGTCAACTCGCCATCGTACACTGATCTTGATGTCCAAGTAGAAGACCTCAGAGATTTCGTCCTACCTCAGGTGGACTCTCCGGATGATGATCTCAGCAAGGTCCAGGATGAAATATTGACTCAAGAAGAAGCACAGAAAGTTTACCTGTTGTCCTGCGAGGAATCTGAGGTCCAAGAGAAACCCAATCCTAACATGCGGCCTCAGTCGGGCTCTCCAGATAACAAGAAGAAAGACGAAGATGAATTAATGACCGTGGGACAAGAAGAGACTAACAGAGTGAACTTGCCATCCTGGACGGACCATGTTGTCCAAGTAGAAGGAAATCTTGACCTTGGAGCTCCTGTCCAGCCTCCATTGGACTCTCTAGATGTAATTTTGACACAAGAAGTTGCCCCAAAGGTGAGCTTACCAGTCTGTATAGATGCTGATGTCCAATTTGAAGAAAATCTAGATGTCAGGGATATAATTCGACCTCAGTTGGAGTCTCCGGATGATGAAAGAGTTAAAGACGGTTCAGAGTCTCCAGAGAAACAAGAGCTTGATGTTTCAATGGTGACTCATGTGAGTGAGAGCTTTAGTGAGTTCCTCAGTGGGCCTTGCCTGGAAGAAGAACAAAAGCATATGGAGATGCAACAGTCTGAACCTCAAAATAAAGGTCTCCTCCATCTGGAAGAAGAATGGGCTGTCCTGGAGAACACCATAGAAGATGTTGATGTTCAATATTCAGAAACCGAAGAAGAATCTGTTGATAGTCAAGTTGGCGAAGAAAGAGGTGATGTCAAGGGTGCCGCCACAATCGAAGAGGGACCTGTCAAGATCTCCTTGAAAGAAACTGTCATCTTTCCAGAGGAGGACTCCTCAACGAAATTCCACCAAAGCAACGGCAAACACAAACGAGATTTCTGGGCTTCGTCTTTGGAAGCGGCCGCTTACGGTTCAGACGTCATCGCCACGGAAACATCTGAGATTCACGACGTGGAGTTCGGAGCAGAGCTTGACTGGGGGAAGGCTGTCAATGGGAGTTCCGCCCACACAGGCACCGTCACAAAGGTGCATTCTGAAGATCTGGAAATTAAGGGAGAACCCTGGTCTTCAGGGAATGACTAA
- the LOC130915080 gene encoding nestin-like isoform X2 encodes MDLHIPAHSRLMAQEKQQMLELNRRLQSYLGRVKLLEEENSQLAQEIKALRHGHHGGAVKERNLKIDLHRAREELEEVWRQRAYAQMEVCKLNEEMEIVKWHWQKEVRAREEIGSKMELSRKELEEELGAHMWLRDRINQLEQEMDHLLHTHEQDVAHLNATLIQSAPPCFTPMPDLHQLEQELSQRASMAWQETAEAYQAQLDQLQESLKETTTRLDQTERHKNEYTVQLNALERERICEVDVRRQLEETAEQQREEHRQHVHALQEHLDDLENEKQHLGQKLELLLQENRGLLQQKMSMGLEVVTYRALLDSESLRRNDVALMKDSRNISFKDMSVKPLRGNYQRPARRENATSVWRPQTTSTTPLRSKFITVNQVQRDEVKTTNVDKQPYPKIVQNGAVEEFRAQEVDEKVTYAEPLSSPSQEEPEERPAEVVEEENSGKSVETVVHSGAPPSEELGSLIIESKNKINQSQSSTQEPKLELLGIREENFGSSDGFDQELPSVPVEEKAVVDFQLRLGAPKSEDLGSLIIEDKNEINQSKLGTQEPKSELLGITEDIVSSSVDWDQESSGVPVEKKAEFDLQLQFGAPPLMKDIAQSQSGLQELTSDLPNTSEETFSSSAGYDQEQSPSVLVAQKAAVNFQLQSEAPPPITETDRQPLGTQEPKPEFMETFINTTSIPSEAWLENDMQEEMSSSGTEALLEATPESRTGSSSSQCDVTEIGQEINYSTLGTTMTEAVDVLYPDGEEMDTWDSVIEKKVQVESSEPQIEVERQYAEPEEDISTRRSEMSRKEIKKEEDQAWRHCQEHPPPHDDEDFNDEDEDSQNVSVSWRTELESDSYAQENTLADTRPLIRYTSDETDANTLASHVDESDISDGEHDGKTGETVGPGWSESKAKNFGTMEDLCEEVEEEVLESSSGLKKVSGVHLEDLPTDAEDVELETDRLVEQELENLSTDGYASHFAQALANERKVLLSEDDEEDPELLTMVQKVIAESDVQVERKKVFLDYVQCERGQEVEKEEEVKDEIRTLEGVMKSDIEVERDQEFKESVQPKEEVEEKVQDDKEVIIESANTDEEVEQNLDLMEPHLDTVDDVEKIPDEIKSIEQEELNEENFYTDPDVQEEDNLKFDATIPPHSDTTDYKTKKMVGVNLKSHMDSDLQTKDNLDPTDFGQLQLGSMDDNLEKVKEGLLKQEEVQDMHLLSCTESDLQVESNLELQPQLDTPDYETKKVEVNLKSHMDSDLQAKDNLDPMDFGQLQLDSTDDNLEEVQEGLLKQEEAQEVHLLSCTESDLQVESNLELQLQSDSLDDDSLEVMKEKEVQDEMMTTEQEEADEVNSPSYTDLDVQVEDLRDFVLPQVDSPDDDLSKVQDEILTQEEAQKVYLLSCEESEVQEKPNPNMRPQSGSPDNKKKDEDELMTVGQEETNRVNLPSWTDHVVQVEGNLDLGAPVQPPLDSLDVILTQEVAPKVSLPVCIDADVQFEENLDVRDIIRPQLESPDDERVKDGSESPEKQELDVSMVTHVSESFSEFLSGPCLEEEQKHMEMQQSEPQNKGLLHLEEEWAVLENTIEDVDVQYSETEEESVDSQVGEERGDVKGAATIEEGPVKISLKETVIFPEEDSSTKFHQSNGKHKRDFWASSLEAAAYGSDVIATETSEIHDVEFGAELDWGKAVNGSSAHTGTVTKVHSEDLEIKGEPWSSGND; translated from the exons GCCTCATGGCCCAGGAGAAACAACAGATGCTGGAACTCAACCGCCGCTTGCAGAGTTACCTGGGACGGGTCAAGCTCCTGGAGGAGGAGAACTCACAGCTAGCCCAGGAGATCAAAGCCCTGCGACATGGACACCACGGTGGAGCCGTGAAAGAGAGGAACTTGAAGATAGATCTCCATCGGGCTAGAGAGGAGCTGGAAGAAGTCTGGAGACAGAGGGCCTACGCTCAGATGGAGGTCTGCAAGCTGAACGAGGAGATGGAGATAGTGAAGTGGCACTGGCAGAAGGAGGTCCGGGCTCGAGAGGAGATTGGGTCGAAGATGGAGCTGAGCAGGAAGGAGCTGGAAGAGGAGCTCGGCGCTCATATGTGGCTCAGGGACAGGATCAACCAGCTAGAACAAGAAATGGACCACCTGCTTCACACCCACGAGCAGGACGTGGCCCACCTGAATGCCACTCTGATCCAATCTGCGCCACCTTGCTTTACCCCGATGCCCGACCTGCATCAGCTGGAGCAGGAGCTTAGCCAGCGGGCCTCCATGGCCTGGCAGGAGACGGCAGAAGCCTACCAGGCCCAGCTGGACCAACTCCAAGAGAGTCTGAAGGAAACAACAACCCGTTTGGACCAGACAGAGCGTCACAAGAACGAGTACACAGTCCAGCTGAACGCCCTGGAGAGAGAGCGGATCTGTGAAGTGGACGTTAGGAGGCAACTGGAGGAGACCGCGGAGCAACAAAGGGAAGAACACAGGCAGCATGTGCATGCACTTCAG GAGCACCTGGATGACCTGGAGAATGAGAAGCAGCATCTAGGTCAGAAGTTGGAGCTTCTCCTGCAGGAGAACCGAGGTTTGCTTCAGCAGAAGATGTCAATGGGCCTGGAGGTAGTCACCTACAG AGCTCTGCTGGACAGTGAGAGCCTGCGGCGGAACGACGTCGCTCTAATGAAAGACTCcagaaatatttcctttaaag ACATGTCAGTGAAGCCTTTACGAGGGAATTACCAGCGACCCGCTCGCCGTGAGAACGCCACGTCAGTCTGGAGACCACAGACTACTTCTACGACACCTTTGAGGAGCAAGTTCATAACCGTCAACCAAGTTCAGAGAGATGAAGTTAAAACAACGAATGTGGACAAACAACCTTATCCTAAAATAGTACAAAATGGAGCTGTTGAGGAGTTCCGAGCGCAAGAAGTGGATGAGAAAGTGACATACGCAGAACCTTTGTCTTCTCCAAGTCAGGAGGAACCTGAAGAACGTCCTGCTGAAGTTGTTGAAGAGGAAAATAGTGGGAAAAGTGTGGAAACAGTAGTCCATTCAGGAGCTCCACCAAGTGAAGAACTAGGGTCATTGATCATAGAAAGCAAGAATAAGATAAATCAGAGCCAATCAAGCACCCAGGAACCAAAATTAGAACTTCTGGGAATCAGGGAAGAAAACTTTGGTTCTTCAGATGGGTTTGATCAAGAGTTGCCAAGTGTTCCAGTTGAGGAAAAAGCAGTGGTTGACTTTCAACTAAGATTAGGAGCTCCAAAAAGTGAAGATCTAGGGTCACTTATCATAGAAGACAAAAATGAGATAAATCAGAGCAAATTGGGCACCCAGGAACCAAAATCAGAACTTCTAGGAATCACAGAAGATATAGTCAGTTCCTCAGTTGACTGGGATCAAGAATCATCAGGTGTTCCAGTGGAGAAAAAAGCAGAGTTTGACCTTCAACTACAGTTTGGAGCACCTCCACTCATGAAGGACATTGCTCAATCCCAATCTGGCCTGCAAGAACTGACATCAGACCTTCCAAATACGAGCGAAGAAACCTTCAGTTCCTCTGCTGGGTATGATCAAGAACAGTCGCCAAGTGTTCTGGTGGCGCAAAAAGCAGCTGTCAACTTTCAACTACAGTCAGAAGCTCCGCCACCGATTACGGAGACCGATCGGCAACCATTGGGCACCCAGGAACCAAAACCTGAATTCATGGAGACTTTCATTAACACGACAAGTATTCCGAGTGAGGCGTGGCTGGAGAATGACATGCAGGAGGAAATGTCAAGTTCTGGAACAGAAGCATTACTGGAAGCCACCCCAGAATCCAGAACCGGCAGTTCGTCTTCCCAGTGTGATGTGACTGAGATCGGGCAGGAAATAAACTACTCCACTTTGGGAACGACCATGACGGAAGCAGTGGATGTCTTGTATCCGGATGGTGAAGAGATGGACACATGGGACAGCGTGATAGAAAAGAAAGTCCAAGTTGAGTCCAGTGAACCTCAAATAGAAGTGGAAAGACAATACGCGGAACCAGAGGAGGACATCTCAACAAGAAGGTCTGAAATGAGtcgcaaagaaataaaaaaggaagaagACCAAGCTTGGCGTCACTGTCAAGAACATCCACCACCTCATGATGATGAAGACTTTAACGACGAGGATGAGGACTCCCAAAATGTCTCGGTATCGTGGAGGACGGAATTAGAGAGCGATAGTTATGCTCAAGAGAACACGCTAGCAGACACACGACCGCTAATCCGCTACACCAGTGATGAAACGGATGCAAACACGTTAGCCTCACATGTGGATGAGAGTGACATCAGTGACGGTGAGCACGACGGGAAGACTGGAGAGACGGTTGGACCTGGTTGGAGTGAGAGCAAGGCAAAGAACTTTGGAACCATGGAGGATCTTTGTGAGGAAGTAGAAGAAGAGGTGCTAGAATCATCATCTGGACTGAAGAAAGTGAGTGGGGTCCATTTAGAAGATCTACCAACCGATGCGGAAGACGTGGAGCTTGAGACGGACAGACTTGTGGAGCAGGAATTGGAGAACCTCTCCACAGACGGATACGCGTCCCACTTTGCTCAAGCGCTGGCCAATGAGAGGAAAGTTCTGCTGTCTGAAGATGATGAGGAGGATCCTGAATTGTTGACGATGgtacaaaaagtaattgcagaATCTGATGTCCAAGTTGAGCGCAAGAAGGTCTTTCTGGATTATGTGCAGTGTGAGAGAGGGCAAGAGGTGGAAAAGGAGGAAGAAGTCAAGGATGAAATAAGAACGTTGGAAGGAGTCATGAAATCAGACATTGAAGTGGAACGCGACCAGGAATTTAAGGAATCTGTGCAGCCTAAGGAAGAGGTGGAAGAGAAGGTCCAAGATGATAAAGAAGTCATAATTGAATCTGCAAATACAGATGAAGAAGTGGAACAAAACCTGGATTTGATGGAACCTCATTTGGACACTGTGGATGATGTGGAGAAGATCCCAGATGAAATAAAAAGTATAGAACAAGAAGAGCTCAACGAAGAAAACTTTTATACAGATCCTGATGTCCAAGAAGAAGACAATCTCAAATTTGACGCCACCATCCCGCCTCATTCGGACACAACAGAttataaaacaaagaaaatggtGGGAGTAAATCTAAAATCACACATGGATTCTGATCTCCAAACAAAAGACAACCTGGACCCTACGGATTTTGGTCAGCTTCAGTTGGGCTCAATGGATGATAATCTGGAGAAGGTCAAGGAAGGACTGTTGAAACAAGAAGAGGTACAGGACATGCACCTGCTCTCCTGCACTGAATCTGATCTCCAGGTGGAAAGCAATCTGGAGCTGCAACCTCAGTTGGACACTCCAGATTACGAGACAAAGAAGGTGGAAGTAAATCTAAAATCACACATGGATTCTGATCTCCAAGCAAAAGACAACCTGGACCCCATGGATTTTGGTCAGCTTCAGTTGGACTCAACGGATGATAATCTAGAGGAGGTCCAGGAAGGACTGTTGAAACAAGAAGAGGCACAGGAAGTGCACCTGTTGTCCTGCACTGAATCTGATCTCCAGGTGGAAAGCAATCTGGAGCTCCAGCTTCAGTCTGACTCTCTAGATGATGACTCATTGGAAGTTATGAAGGAGAAAGAGGTCCAAGATGAAATGATGACCACGGAACAAGAAGAAGCTGATGAAGTCAACTCGCCATCGTACACTGATCTTGATGTCCAAGTAGAAGACCTCAGAGATTTCGTCCTACCTCAGGTGGACTCTCCGGATGATGATCTCAGCAAGGTCCAGGATGAAATATTGACTCAAGAAGAAGCACAGAAAGTTTACCTGTTGTCCTGCGAGGAATCTGAGGTCCAAGAGAAACCCAATCCTAACATGCGGCCTCAGTCGGGCTCTCCAGATAACAAGAAGAAAGACGAAGATGAATTAATGACCGTGGGACAAGAAGAGACTAACAGAGTGAACTTGCCATCCTGGACGGACCATGTTGTCCAAGTAGAAGGAAATCTTGACCTTGGAGCTCCTGTCCAGCCTCCATTGGACTCTCTAGATGTAATTTTGACACAAGAAGTTGCCCCAAAGGTGAGCTTACCAGTCTGTATAGATGCTGATGTCCAATTTGAAGAAAATCTAGATGTCAGGGATATAATTCGACCTCAGTTGGAGTCTCCGGATGATGAAAGAGTTAAAGACGGTTCAGAGTCTCCAGAGAAACAAGAGCTTGATGTTTCAATGGTGACTCATGTGAGTGAGAGCTTTAGTGAGTTCCTCAGTGGGCCTTGCCTGGAAGAAGAACAAAAGCATATGGAGATGCAACAGTCTGAACCTCAAAATAAAGGTCTCCTCCATCTGGAAGAAGAATGGGCTGTCCTGGAGAACACCATAGAAGATGTTGATGTTCAATATTCAGAAACCGAAGAAGAATCTGTTGATAGTCAAGTTGGCGAAGAAAGAGGTGATGTCAAGGGTGCCGCCACAATCGAAGAGGGACCTGTCAAGATCTCCTTGAAAGAAACTGTCATCTTTCCAGAGGAGGACTCCTCAACGAAATTCCACCAAAGCAACGGCAAACACAAACGAGATTTCTGGGCTTCGTCTTTGGAAGCGGCCGCTTACGGTTCAGACGTCATCGCCACGGAAACATCTGAGATTCACGACGTGGAGTTCGGAGCAGAGCTTGACTGGGGGAAGGCTGTCAATGGGAGTTCCGCCCACACAGGCACCGTCACAAAGGTGCATTCTGAAGATCTGGAAATTAAGGGAGAACCCTGGTCTTCAGGGAATGACTAA